A genomic region of Staphylococcus roterodami contains the following coding sequences:
- a CDS encoding MFS transporter encodes MDTSKQFRGDNRLLLGIVLGVITFWLFAQSLVNLVVPLQATYSSDVGTINIAVSLSALFAGLFIVGAGDVADKLGRVKITYVGLILNVIGSLLIIITPLPAFLIIGRIIQGLSAACIMPATLAIINEYYIGTRRQRALSYWSIGSWGGSGICTLFGGLMATYIGWRSIFIVSILLTLLSMYLIKHTPETKAEPVKSLKGETKKFDVIGLIILVVTMLSLNVIITQTSHFGLVSPMILSLIVIFILSLIGFVYYENKIKYPLVDFSIFKNRGYSGATISNFLLNGVAGGALIVINTYYQQQLGFNSSQTGYISLTYLIAVLLMIRVGEKILTQFGPKRPLLLGSGFTVIGLILLSLTFLPEMWYIVSSIVGYLLFGTGLGLYATPSTDTAVASAPDDKSGVASGVYKMASSLGNAFGVAVSGTIYTVLAANLNLHLGGFSGMMFNVILAVIAFLVILFLVPKNQTNL; translated from the coding sequence ATGGACACTTCGAAACAATTTAGAGGTGACAATCGTTTGTTATTAGGTATTGTCTTAGGTGTCATTACCTTTTGGCTATTCGCACAGTCACTTGTTAATCTTGTTGTCCCGTTGCAAGCAACATACAGTAGTGACGTCGGTACGATAAATATTGCTGTTAGTTTATCAGCGCTGTTTGCTGGATTATTTATCGTGGGTGCTGGAGATGTAGCTGATAAGCTTGGCCGCGTTAAAATTACATATGTGGGTCTTATTTTAAATGTCATCGGTTCATTACTCATCATTATTACACCGTTACCAGCATTTTTAATTATAGGTAGAATAATTCAAGGTTTGTCTGCAGCCTGCATTATGCCTGCGACACTTGCCATTATAAATGAGTATTATATTGGAACGCGCAGACAACGTGCCTTAAGTTACTGGTCAATTGGTTCTTGGGGCGGTAGTGGTATTTGTACGTTGTTTGGTGGCTTAATGGCTACTTATATAGGCTGGCGTTCAATATTTATAGTTTCAATTTTATTAACATTATTATCGATGTATTTAATTAAACATACACCTGAAACTAAAGCTGAACCGGTAAAAAGCTTAAAAGGTGAAACGAAAAAGTTTGATGTTATTGGATTAATCATTTTAGTGGTGACAATGTTAAGTCTTAACGTGATTATTACGCAGACATCTCATTTCGGTTTAGTTTCACCAATGATACTAAGTTTAATTGTTATTTTTATCTTGTCATTAATAGGTTTTGTCTACTATGAAAATAAAATTAAATATCCGCTTGTAGATTTTTCTATTTTTAAAAATAGAGGATACAGTGGGGCGACGATATCTAACTTTCTATTAAATGGTGTTGCTGGTGGTGCATTAATCGTCATTAACACTTATTATCAACAACAATTAGGTTTTAATTCATCTCAAACAGGATATATCTCATTAACGTATTTAATTGCAGTATTGTTAATGATCCGTGTAGGTGAAAAGATTTTAACTCAGTTTGGTCCGAAGCGTCCACTATTATTAGGTAGTGGATTTACAGTAATTGGACTTATCTTATTGTCATTAACATTTTTGCCTGAAATGTGGTATATCGTGTCTAGCATTGTCGGCTACTTACTGTTTGGTACAGGTTTAGGACTGTATGCTACACCTTCTACAGATACAGCAGTTGCGAGTGCGCCAGATGACAAATCAGGTGTAGCTTCAGGTGTTTATAAAATGGCTTCGTCATTAGGAAATGCATTTGGTGTGGCAGTATCTGGTACGATTTATACAGTTTTAGCAGCAAATTTAAATTTACATTTAGGTGGCTTCTCTGGCATGATGTTTAATGTCATTTTAGCAGTGATTGCATTTTTAGTTATTCTATTTTTAGTTCCGAAAAATCAAACGAATTTGTAA
- a CDS encoding osmoprotectant ABC transporter substrate-binding protein, translated as MKKLKRIVVVLVLSLTVLSGCSLPGLGSKSTKNDVKITALSTSESQIISHMLRLLIEHDTNGKIKPTLVNNLGSSTIQHNALINGDANISGVRYNGTDLTGVLKEEPIKDPKKAMMATQQGFQKKFDQTFFNSYGFANTYAFMVTKETAKKYHLEKVSDLEKYSKDLRLGMDSSWMNRKGDGYQGFKKEYGFDFGTVRPMQIGLVYDALSSGNLDVALGYSTDGRIAAYDLKVLKDDKHFFPPYAASAVATNELLRQHPELKTIINKLDGKISTSEMQRLNYEADGKGKEPAVVAEEFLKKHHYFENQKGGHK; from the coding sequence ATGAAGAAACTAAAACGTATTGTAGTCGTGCTTGTATTATCTCTTACTGTATTATCTGGATGTAGTCTACCCGGACTAGGTAGTAAAAGCACGAAAAATGATGTCAAAATTACTGCATTGTCGACAAGTGAATCGCAAATAATTTCGCATATGTTGCGACTATTAATCGAACATGATACGAATGGCAAGATTAAGCCAACATTAGTTAATAATTTAGGGTCAAGTACGATTCAGCATAACGCATTGATTAATGGAGATGCCAATATTTCAGGAGTAAGATATAATGGCACAGATTTAACAGGTGTTTTAAAAGAAGAGCCAATCAAAGATCCTAAGAAAGCTATGATGGCGACACAACAAGGATTCCAAAAGAAATTTGATCAAACATTTTTCAATTCATATGGTTTTGCGAATACGTATGCATTTATGGTAACGAAAGAAACAGCTAAAAAATATCATTTGGAGAAAGTTTCAGATTTAGAAAAATATAGCAAAGATTTACGTTTAGGCATGGATAGTTCATGGATGAATCGTAAGGGTGATGGCTACCAAGGATTTAAAAAAGAATATGGTTTTGATTTTGGTACAGTAAGACCGATGCAAATCGGATTAGTATATGATGCATTAAGTTCAGGAAATTTAGACGTTGCATTAGGATATTCTACAGATGGGCGAATAGCTGCATATGATTTGAAAGTACTTAAAGATGACAAACATTTCTTTCCTCCTTATGCTGCCAGCGCTGTCGCTACAAACGAATTGTTGCGTCAACATCCAGAGCTTAAAACGATAATTAATAAATTAGATGGCAAAATTTCAACTTCAGAGATGCAACGATTGAATTATGAAGCGGATGGAAAAGGCAAAGAACCAGCAGTAGTTGCTGAGGAATTTCTGAAAAAACATCACTACTTTGAAAATCAGAAAGGTGGTCATAAATGA
- a CDS encoding 2-dehydropantoate 2-reductase yields MKIAIAGSGALGSGFGAKLFQAGYDVTLIDGYSSHVEAVKEHGLNITINGEKFVLDIPMCHLNEQPHDSIYDIVFLFPKSMQLKSVMNAMKPHINDDTIVVCTMNGLKHEEIISQYVAESQIVRGVTTWTAGLESPGHSHLLGSGPVEIGALVDEGKENVKKVAEILNKAGLNGVISQDLHQSIWKKICVNGTANALSTVLECNMAALNESSYAKCLIYKLTQEIVHVATIDDVHLNVDEVFEYLIGLNDKVGAHYPSMYQDLIVNNRKTEIDYINGAVATLGKKRHIEAPVNRFITDLIHAKESQRQAQD; encoded by the coding sequence ATGAAAATTGCAATTGCGGGGTCTGGTGCACTAGGTAGTGGTTTTGGTGCTAAATTATTTCAAGCAGGTTATGATGTAACGCTTATTGATGGATATAGTTCTCATGTTGAAGCGGTCAAAGAGCATGGGTTAAATATAACGATTAATGGCGAAAAATTCGTATTAGATATCCCAATGTGTCATTTAAATGAACAACCACATGACAGTATTTATGATATTGTTTTTCTATTTCCAAAATCTATGCAATTAAAATCTGTGATGAATGCTATGAAACCACATATTAATGACGATACAATCGTCGTATGTACAATGAATGGATTAAAACATGAAGAAATCATCTCGCAATATGTTGCTGAATCACAAATTGTTAGAGGTGTCACAACTTGGACTGCAGGTCTGGAAAGTCCAGGGCATAGTCACTTGCTTGGTAGCGGTCCGGTTGAAATTGGTGCGTTAGTTGACGAAGGTAAAGAAAACGTTAAGAAAGTGGCTGAAATTCTTAACAAAGCAGGGTTAAATGGCGTTATTAGTCAAGATTTACATCAATCAATTTGGAAGAAGATTTGTGTTAATGGTACAGCCAATGCTTTAAGTACAGTATTAGAATGCAATATGGCAGCACTTAATGAAAGCAGTTATGCAAAGTGTTTAATTTATAAATTGACACAAGAAATAGTGCATGTCGCAACTATAGATGACGTTCATTTAAATGTTGATGAAGTATTTGAATATTTAATCGGCTTAAATGACAAAGTAGGTGCACACTATCCGTCTATGTATCAAGACCTAATCGTCAACAATAGAAAGACTGAAATTGATTATATTAATGGTGCAGTTGCAACTCTAGGAAAGAAACGTCATATAGAAGCACCTGTGAATCGATTTATTACGGATTTAATACATGCTAAAGAAAGTCAGCGACAAGCCCAAGATTAA
- a CDS encoding ABC transporter permease — protein sequence MIAFLQENGGQLISKTLEHFYISMVALLLAIVVAVPLGILLSKTKRTANIILTVAGVLQTIPTLAVLAIMIPIFGVGKTPAIVALFIYVLLPILNNTVLGVQNIDSNIKEAGKSMGMTQLQLMKDIELPLALPLIIGGIRLSSVYVISWATLASYVGAGGLGDFIFNGLNLYDPMMIITATVLVTALALLVDALLSLVEKWVVPKGLKISG from the coding sequence ATGATAGCATTTCTTCAAGAGAATGGTGGACAACTCATATCGAAAACGTTGGAGCACTTCTACATTTCTATGGTGGCATTATTACTTGCTATCGTCGTTGCTGTTCCTTTAGGTATATTACTATCTAAAACGAAGCGAACTGCCAATATTATTTTAACTGTGGCGGGAGTCTTACAAACGATTCCTACATTAGCCGTACTTGCTATTATGATACCGATTTTTGGTGTTGGAAAAACACCAGCAATTGTAGCGCTATTTATTTATGTATTATTACCTATTTTAAATAACACAGTGCTAGGTGTTCAAAATATTGATAGTAATATTAAAGAAGCTGGAAAAAGTATGGGTATGACGCAACTCCAACTAATGAAAGACATTGAATTACCGTTAGCCTTACCACTTATAATTGGTGGCATTCGCTTATCATCTGTATATGTTATTAGCTGGGCAACGCTAGCAAGCTATGTTGGTGCGGGAGGTTTAGGAGATTTTATATTCAATGGTTTAAATTTATATGACCCAATGATGATAATAACTGCGACTGTACTTGTAACTGCTTTAGCATTACTTGTTGATGCATTATTATCACTAGTTGAAAAATGGGTAGTTCCAAAAGGATTAAAGATATCTGGATAA
- a CDS encoding MFS transporter, giving the protein MSVMRLFTFILSIFIVGMVEMMVAGIMNLMSHDLHVSEAVIGQLVTMYALTFAICGPILVKLTNRFSTRPVLLWTLLIFIIGNGIIAVAPNFSILVIGRIISSAAAALIIVKVLAITAMLTAPKNRGKMIGLVYTGFSGANVFGVPIGTVIGDLVGWRYTFLFLIIVSIIVGLLMMIYLPKDQELNRGPVNHEAPSHENHITSKILRPAEVAKYLIITFLVLIANSVTFVFINPLILSNGHDMSFVSLALLVNGIAGVIGTSLGGIFSDKITSKRWLMISVSIFIVMMLVMNIILPGTGLLLVGLFIWNIMQWSTNPAVQSGVIQHVEGDTSQVMSWNMSSLNAGIGVGGIIGGLVMAHVSVQAITYTSAIIGAIGLIVVFTLKNNHYAKTYKSS; this is encoded by the coding sequence ATGTCTGTTATGCGATTATTCACATTCATTTTAAGTATTTTTATAGTAGGAATGGTTGAAATGATGGTTGCAGGAATCATGAACTTAATGAGTCATGACTTACATGTATCAGAAGCGGTCATTGGTCAATTAGTGACGATGTATGCTTTGACATTTGCGATATGTGGACCAATCTTAGTTAAATTAACAAATCGCTTTTCTACAAGACCGGTATTGTTATGGACGTTACTTATATTTATTATCGGAAACGGTATTATCGCTGTTGCACCTAATTTCTCAATATTAGTTATCGGAAGAATCATTTCATCTGCAGCGGCTGCATTGATTATTGTTAAGGTACTAGCTATTACTGCGATGCTAACCGCGCCTAAAAATCGTGGCAAAATGATTGGACTTGTTTATACAGGTTTTAGTGGTGCAAATGTCTTTGGTGTACCTATTGGAACTGTAATTGGTGATTTAGTAGGTTGGAGATATACATTTTTATTCTTAATTATTGTCAGTATCATCGTAGGTTTATTGATGATGATTTATTTACCGAAAGATCAAGAATTAAATCGCGGTCCTGTGAATCATGAAGCACCATCTCATGAAAATCATATTACTTCAAAAATATTAAGACCTGCAGAAGTAGCAAAATATTTAATCATTACGTTCTTAGTCTTGATTGCTAATTCAGTCACATTTGTCTTTATTAATCCCCTTATTTTATCTAATGGTCATGATATGTCATTTGTGTCTTTAGCACTTCTAGTAAACGGAATTGCTGGTGTCATTGGAACATCGTTAGGTGGAATATTCTCTGATAAAATTACAAGTAAGCGTTGGTTAATGATATCAGTATCAATTTTTATTGTCATGATGTTAGTGATGAATATTATTCTTCCAGGAACGGGCTTATTGTTAGTAGGACTGTTTATTTGGAATATTATGCAATGGAGTACAAATCCAGCTGTTCAAAGTGGTGTAATTCAACATGTTGAAGGTGATACAAGCCAAGTCATGAGTTGGAACATGTCGAGTTTAAATGCCGGTATAGGTGTTGGCGGTATTATTGGTGGCTTAGTTATGGCGCACGTTTCAGTTCAAGCTATCACGTATACGAGCGCGATTATTGGCGCAATAGGTTTAATTGTTGTTTTCACATTAAAAAATAATCATTATGCTAAAACATATAAGTCATCATAA
- a CDS encoding YdeI family protein, producing the protein MTDKQPNEQVEAFLNKESQWQEEYQYLRDLIFNETELEEAYKWMHPCYTLKNKNVVLIHGFKNYVALLFHKGAILEDKYHTLIQQTEKVQAARQLRFENLEEIQARTEEIKYYLAEAIKVEKAGKKVEMKKIEEYVIPKELEDKFEEMPQLESSFYKLTPGRQHQYIYHIEQAKRSETRQKRVEKYINQILEGKGMHDK; encoded by the coding sequence ATGACCGATAAACAACCGAATGAACAAGTTGAAGCATTTTTAAATAAAGAGAGTCAATGGCAAGAAGAATATCAATATTTGAGAGACTTAATTTTCAATGAAACTGAACTTGAGGAAGCATATAAATGGATGCATCCTTGTTACACTTTAAAGAATAAAAATGTTGTGCTGATTCATGGTTTCAAAAACTATGTTGCACTATTATTCCATAAAGGTGCTATTTTAGAAGATAAGTATCATACTCTCATTCAACAGACTGAAAAAGTACAAGCAGCACGTCAGTTAAGGTTTGAAAATCTAGAAGAGATTCAAGCGCGTACAGAAGAAATTAAATATTATTTAGCAGAAGCTATTAAAGTTGAAAAAGCTGGCAAAAAAGTTGAAATGAAGAAAATTGAAGAATATGTTATTCCAAAAGAGCTTGAAGATAAGTTTGAAGAAATGCCACAATTAGAGTCGTCATTTTATAAATTAACGCCAGGCAGACAACATCAATACATTTATCATATTGAACAAGCTAAACGTAGTGAAACAAGACAAAAGCGCGTTGAAAAGTATATTAATCAAATACTTGAAGGTAAAGGGATGCATGATAAGTAA
- a CDS encoding APC family permease codes for MNKDKQSHDDKINLSQLILLGLGSLIGSGWLFGAWEASSIAGPAAIISWVIGFLVIGTIAYNYIEIGTMFPQSGGMSNYAQYTHGSLLGFIAAWANWVSLVTIIPIEAVSAVQYMSSWPWHWAKPMAHLMENGSISTYGLLAVYLIIIIFSLLNYWSVKLLTSFTSLISIFKLGVPTLTIIMLMLSGFDTSNYGHSASTFMPYGSAPIFAATTASGIIFSFNSFQTIINMGSEIKNPEKNIARGIAISLSLSAVLYIILQSTFITSMPQSMLQHSGWSGINFNSPFADLAILLGINWLAILLYIEAVVSPFGTGVSFVAVTGRVLRAMEKNGHIPKFLGKMNEKYHIPRVAIIFNAIISMIMVTLFRDWGTLAAVISTATLVAYLTGPTTVIALRKMGPTMTRPFRAKILKVMAPLSFVLASLAIYWAMWPTTAEVILIIILGLPIYFFYEYRMNWRNTKKQIGGSLWIIVYLIVLSLLSFIGSKEFKGLNFIHYPYDFIVIIIVALIFYYIGTTSSFESVYFRRAKRINTKMTEALDKEANSSN; via the coding sequence ATGAATAAAGACAAACAATCGCACGACGACAAAATTAATCTATCCCAATTAATATTATTAGGGCTAGGTTCATTAATTGGATCCGGCTGGTTATTCGGTGCCTGGGAAGCATCTTCAATAGCCGGTCCAGCTGCAATTATTTCATGGGTTATTGGATTTCTAGTTATCGGAACAATAGCTTATAACTATATTGAAATAGGTACAATGTTTCCACAATCTGGGGGTATGAGTAACTATGCACAATATACACATGGCTCTTTATTAGGCTTTATTGCTGCGTGGGCCAATTGGGTATCACTTGTTACAATTATACCAATTGAGGCTGTTTCAGCAGTACAATATATGAGTTCATGGCCTTGGCATTGGGCAAAGCCAATGGCACACTTAATGGAAAACGGCTCTATAAGCACATACGGTTTACTAGCTGTGTATCTCATCATTATTATTTTTTCATTATTAAACTATTGGTCAGTTAAACTGTTAACATCATTTACAAGTCTAATATCCATATTTAAGTTAGGTGTTCCAACATTAACAATTATTATGTTGATGTTGTCTGGTTTTGACACCTCCAACTACGGGCATTCAGCAAGTACATTTATGCCTTATGGTAGCGCACCTATTTTTGCTGCAACAACAGCATCAGGGATTATTTTCTCATTTAATTCATTCCAAACGATTATCAATATGGGGTCAGAAATTAAAAATCCTGAAAAGAATATCGCACGAGGCATTGCTATTTCATTATCACTAAGCGCAGTACTATACATTATTTTGCAAAGTACATTTATTACCTCTATGCCTCAATCAATGTTACAACATAGCGGATGGAGTGGTATCAATTTCAACTCACCGTTTGCTGACTTAGCTATATTATTAGGCATTAATTGGTTAGCAATTTTATTATATATTGAAGCAGTTGTTTCACCTTTTGGAACTGGCGTATCATTTGTTGCAGTTACAGGACGTGTTTTACGCGCTATGGAGAAAAATGGACATATCCCTAAATTTCTTGGAAAAATGAACGAAAAATATCATATTCCTCGTGTAGCAATCATCTTTAATGCCATCATTAGTATGATTATGGTTACATTATTTAGAGATTGGGGTACACTAGCAGCTGTCATCTCTACTGCGACCTTAGTTGCCTATTTAACTGGACCAACGACAGTAATTGCTTTACGTAAAATGGGTCCAACTATGACACGTCCATTCAGAGCCAAAATATTAAAAGTAATGGCACCATTATCTTTTGTATTAGCATCTTTAGCTATATATTGGGCAATGTGGCCAACGACAGCAGAAGTTATTTTAATCATTATACTCGGCTTACCAATCTACTTTTTCTATGAATATAGAATGAATTGGCGTAATACGAAGAAGCAAATTGGCGGTAGTTTATGGATTATTGTATATTTAATCGTTCTCTCATTACTGTCATTTATAGGTAGTAAAGAATTTAAAGGATTGAACTTTATTCATTATCCTTATGACTTTATCGTTATCATAATCGTGGCACTTATTTTCTATTACATTGGTACAACGAGTTCATTTGAAAGTGTTTATTTCCGTCGCGCAAAACGTATCAACACGAAGATGACCGAAGCACTAGATAAAGAAGCCAATTCATCTAATTAA
- a CDS encoding carboxylesterase/lipase family protein, translated as MKISTAGGQIHGITQDGLDIFLGIPYAEPPINNHRFKHSTLKTQWHEPIDATTIKPIPPQPDNKLEVFFSSQQTNFTENEDCLYLNIWKQHNDKTNKPVIIYFYGGSFENGHGSAELYQPAHLVKNNDVIVITCNYRLGALGFLDWSYFNSEFNSNNGISDQINVIKWVHLFIESFGGNPNNVTLMGQSAGSMSILTLMKLPDIEPYFHKVILLSGALRLDTLENARNKAKHFQKMMVDYLDTDDVTTLTTDDILMLMSKLKQSRGPSKGLDLIYAPIKTDHMKHHFPTSKPILACYTKDEGDIYITSEQKKLSPQRFIDIMELNDIPLKYEDVQTAKQQSLAITHCYFKQPMEQFLQQLNIQDSNVQSWFAEFAWHDTSSEHYRSAYHILDMIFWFGNLQILSAHQYPITDHLKFLSRQMQNDLANFAKTGKMPWPKYHNERRYYRTYQ; from the coding sequence ATGAAGATAAGTACTGCAGGTGGTCAGATTCATGGTATCACACAAGATGGCCTAGATATCTTCTTAGGCATTCCATATGCTGAGCCACCAATTAATAACCATCGCTTTAAACATTCTACGTTAAAAACACAGTGGCATGAGCCAATCGATGCTACAACTATTAAGCCTATCCCACCTCAACCTGATAATAAATTAGAAGTTTTTTTCTCCTCGCAACAAACAAACTTTACTGAAAATGAAGATTGTCTATATCTTAATATTTGGAAGCAACATAATGATAAAACTAATAAGCCAGTCATCATTTATTTTTATGGAGGAAGTTTTGAAAATGGGCATGGTTCTGCTGAACTCTATCAACCAGCGCATTTAGTAAAAAATAATGATGTCATTGTTATCACATGCAACTATCGTTTAGGTGCGTTAGGATTTTTAGATTGGTCCTATTTTAATAGTGAATTCAATTCGAACAATGGCATTTCAGATCAAATAAATGTTATAAAGTGGGTTCATCTATTTATCGAATCATTTGGTGGAAACCCTAATAATGTTACTTTGATGGGTCAGTCTGCGGGTAGTATGAGCATCTTAACTTTAATGAAACTACCTGACATTGAACCTTATTTCCATAAAGTTATTCTACTAAGTGGTGCATTACGTTTAGACACCTTAGAAAATGCACGCAACAAAGCTAAGCATTTTCAAAAAATGATGGTCGATTATTTAGATACAGATGACGTAACAACGCTAACTACAGATGATATTTTGATGTTAATGTCTAAACTCAAGCAATCTCGCGGACCTTCTAAAGGACTAGATTTAATATATGCACCTATCAAAACGGATCATATGAAACATCATTTTCCAACATCCAAACCTATATTGGCATGCTATACAAAGGATGAAGGCGATATTTATATTACTAGTGAACAAAAAAAATTATCACCACAACGCTTTATCGATATTATGGAATTAAATGATATTCCTTTAAAATACGAAGATGTACAGACGGCTAAGCAACAATCTTTAGCGATTACACATTGCTATTTCAAACAGCCGATGGAACAATTTTTGCAACAACTCAATATTCAAGATTCAAACGTACAATCATGGTTTGCAGAATTTGCATGGCATGATACTTCAAGCGAACACTATCGCAGTGCGTACCATATTCTTGATATGATATTTTGGTTCGGAAACTTACAAATTTTATCAGCGCATCAGTATCCAATCACTGATCATCTTAAATTTTTAAGTCGACAAATGCAAAACGATTTAGCTAATTTTGCTAAAACAGGTAAAATGCCTTGGCCAAAATATCATAATGAACGTCGCTACTATCGCACATATCAATAA
- a CDS encoding ABC transporter permease produces the protein MEGNLLQQLFHYYAMNYGYLWDLFFKHLLMSVYGVLFASLIGIPLGILLARYTKLSGFVITITNIIQTVPVIAMLAILMLVMGLGAETVVLTVFLYALLPIIKNTYTGIASVDVNIKDAGKGMGMTRNQVLRMIELPLSVSVIIGGIRIALVVAIGVVAVGSFIGAPTLGDIVIRGTNATDGTTFILAGAIPIAVIAILIDVLLRMLERRLDPTTRHQKHKSKHRPQGINL, from the coding sequence ATGGAAGGAAATTTATTACAGCAATTGTTTCACTATTATGCCATGAACTATGGCTATCTCTGGGATTTATTTTTCAAACATTTATTAATGTCAGTATATGGTGTGCTGTTTGCATCGTTAATCGGCATCCCATTAGGTATCTTACTTGCAAGGTATACTAAATTATCTGGATTTGTAATTACAATCACGAATATCATTCAAACGGTGCCAGTTATCGCAATGCTTGCTATTTTAATGTTAGTTATGGGATTAGGTGCAGAAACAGTAGTATTAACAGTATTTTTATATGCTTTATTACCAATTATTAAAAATACTTATACAGGAATAGCTAGTGTTGATGTGAATATTAAAGATGCTGGTAAAGGCATGGGCATGACACGAAACCAAGTATTACGAATGATTGAATTACCATTATCGGTTTCAGTCATTATTGGTGGTATTAGAATTGCATTAGTTGTGGCTATAGGTGTTGTTGCTGTAGGTTCATTTATCGGGGCGCCAACTCTTGGTGATATTGTGATACGTGGTACAAATGCGACTGACGGCACAACATTTATACTAGCAGGAGCAATTCCCATTGCAGTCATTGCTATTTTAATAGATGTATTATTGAGAATGTTAGAAAGACGTTTAGATCCGACGACCCGTCACCAAAAACATAAATCAAAGCACCGACCCCAAGGAATAAACTTATAG
- a CDS encoding ABC transporter ATP-binding protein, with product MLSIKHLTKIYSGSKKAVDDISLDIQSGEFIAFIGTSGSGKTTALRMINRMIEATEGQIEIDGKDVRSMNPVELRRSIGYVIQQIGLMPHMTIRENIVLVPKLLKWSKEKKDERAKALIKLVDLPESYLDRYPAELSGGQQQRIGVVRALAAEQDIILMDEPFGALDPITRDTLQDLVKTLQRKLGKTFIFVTHDMDEAIKLADKICIMSEGKVVQFDTPDNILRHPANDFVRDFIGQNRLIQDRPNDKTVEGVMIKPITIQADATLNDAVHIMRQKRVDTIFVVDSDNHLLGFLDIEDINQGIRGHKTLRDMMQQNIYTVQIDSKLQDSVRTILKRNIRNVPVVDQYNRLVGLITRTNVVDIVYDTIWGDSEATSHTEHNGKDTIPSVSGEPHNENVETHGIGVDKS from the coding sequence ATGTTAAGTATTAAACATTTAACGAAAATTTATTCTGGCAGTAAAAAGGCTGTAGATGACATCTCTTTAGATATTCAATCAGGGGAATTTATTGCATTTATAGGAACGAGTGGGAGCGGTAAGACAACCGCTTTAAGAATGATAAATCGCATGATTGAAGCGACAGAAGGACAAATTGAAATTGATGGTAAAGATGTTCGAAGTATGAACCCTGTCGAATTGCGTCGAAGCATTGGTTATGTTATTCAACAAATCGGGTTAATGCCTCATATGACTATAAGAGAAAATATAGTACTTGTACCAAAGTTACTTAAATGGTCAAAAGAGAAAAAAGATGAACGTGCAAAAGCACTAATTAAGCTTGTAGATTTACCAGAATCATATTTAGATCGATATCCTGCAGAATTATCTGGTGGACAACAACAACGTATCGGTGTCGTAAGAGCACTTGCGGCCGAACAAGATATTATTTTAATGGATGAACCTTTTGGGGCATTAGATCCTATTACGAGAGATACACTGCAAGATTTAGTGAAAACATTACAACGAAAATTAGGCAAGACGTTTATCTTTGTAACGCATGATATGGATGAAGCGATTAAATTAGCAGATAAAATTTGTATTATGTCAGAAGGTAAGGTGGTGCAATTTGATACACCAGATAATATTTTAAGGCATCCTGCAAATGATTTTGTGCGTGATTTTATCGGTCAAAATAGACTGATTCAAGACCGTCCGAATGACAAGACTGTTGAAGGCGTTATGATTAAGCCAATCACGATACAAGCAGATGCAACGCTTAATGATGCTGTTCATATTATGAGACAAAAACGTGTAGATACGATTTTTGTCGTTGATAGTGACAACCATTTACTTGGATTCTTAGACATTGAGGATATTAACCAAGGTATACGAGGACACAAAACTTTGCGTGATATGATGCAACAAAATATTTATACCGTTCAAATTGATTCGAAATTGCAAGATTCTGTTCGCACGATTTTAAAAAGAAATATCAGAAATGTTCCTGTTGTAGACCAATATAATCGCTTAGTTGGACTAATTACACGTACCAATGTTGTGGATATAGTTTATGACACGATTTGGGGTGACAGCGAGGCTACATCTCATACGGAACATAATGGAAAAGACACCATTCCCTCTGTATCAGGTGAACCACATAATGAGAATGTTGAAACACATGGTATTGGAGTGGATAAATCATGA